In a genomic window of Streptomyces pristinaespiralis:
- a CDS encoding sodium/solute symporter: protein MNGFSSEAQTMSLMAFIAVITVTLLLCVMTGPDRDDLGEFYTGYRSLTPMQSGLAIAGDYISAGTVLGTIGIIALLGYDGLTLTLSTVLSLVLMMFLLAEPLRNAGRFTMGDVFGRRAPGPVVRITAAAVTLTALLPLVIFQLAGAGDLLAVVLGFHADGFKTGSIVFLGLLMITYAAIGGMKGTAFIQIVKTVVLLGAATVIAVLILERFDFSPPALLDAAKEGSGLRDAYLTPGLQFGGDGLDMVSTQLTVVLGAAVLPHITMRMFTARNARAVRRSMSWAVSIVVVTCLLIAVIGFGAAALVGHKELAAGDPQGKTAFLMVSQAVMGPDPNTVETLVFTAVATAIFLTLLASVAGITLACANTLAHDLIAHGLRDARLTDRAEMVIARAAAAGVGLVAIAIAAGARHLNLQALLTLSFCIGASAVAPALVYTLFWRRYTRTGLLATLIVGTVSALVLTAGSNLVSGSPQSVFPDQDFNWFPYTTAGLVSIPLGFLAGWLATVLYDNDAAAQRARYEDLEPTILAGAPTNS, encoded by the coding sequence GTGAACGGATTCAGCTCCGAGGCCCAGACCATGTCCCTCATGGCGTTCATCGCCGTCATCACCGTGACGCTGCTGCTGTGCGTGATGACCGGGCCCGACCGGGACGACCTCGGCGAGTTCTACACCGGCTACCGCTCCCTGACCCCCATGCAGAGCGGGCTCGCCATCGCGGGCGACTACATCTCCGCCGGAACCGTGCTCGGCACCATCGGCATCATCGCGCTCCTCGGGTACGACGGCCTGACCCTCACCCTGAGCACGGTGCTGTCGCTGGTCCTGATGATGTTCCTGCTGGCCGAACCCCTGCGGAACGCGGGACGGTTCACCATGGGCGACGTCTTCGGCCGCCGCGCCCCGGGCCCCGTCGTACGGATCACCGCCGCGGCCGTCACCCTCACCGCGCTGCTGCCGCTGGTCATCTTCCAGCTGGCCGGCGCGGGCGACCTGCTCGCCGTCGTCCTCGGCTTCCACGCCGACGGGTTCAAGACCGGGTCGATCGTGTTCCTCGGACTGCTGATGATCACGTACGCGGCGATCGGCGGCATGAAGGGCACGGCCTTCATCCAGATCGTCAAGACCGTCGTCCTGCTCGGCGCGGCCACCGTCATCGCCGTACTGATCCTCGAACGCTTCGACTTCAGCCCGCCCGCGCTGCTCGACGCCGCCAAGGAAGGCAGCGGGCTGAGGGACGCGTACCTCACGCCCGGGCTGCAGTTCGGCGGCGACGGACTCGACATGGTCAGCACCCAGTTGACCGTCGTGCTCGGCGCGGCGGTGCTGCCCCACATCACGATGCGCATGTTCACCGCCCGCAACGCGAGGGCCGTGCGGCGCTCCATGTCCTGGGCCGTGTCGATCGTCGTCGTCACCTGCCTGCTGATCGCGGTGATCGGCTTCGGCGCCGCCGCGCTCGTCGGGCACAAGGAACTCGCCGCCGGGGACCCGCAGGGCAAGACCGCGTTCCTGATGGTGAGCCAGGCGGTCATGGGCCCCGACCCGAACACCGTCGAGACGCTGGTGTTCACCGCCGTGGCCACCGCGATCTTCCTCACGCTGCTCGCCTCCGTCGCGGGGATCACCCTGGCGTGCGCCAACACCCTGGCCCACGACCTGATCGCGCACGGGCTGCGCGACGCGAGGCTCACGGACCGCGCCGAGATGGTCATCGCCCGGGCCGCCGCCGCGGGCGTCGGCCTCGTCGCCATCGCGATCGCCGCGGGCGCCAGGCACCTGAACCTCCAGGCGCTGCTGACCCTGTCCTTCTGCATCGGCGCGTCCGCGGTCGCCCCCGCCCTCGTCTACACCCTCTTCTGGCGCCGCTACACCCGTACGGGACTGCTCGCCACGCTCATCGTGGGCACCGTCTCCGCGCTCGTCCTGACGGCCGGGAGCAACCTGGTGTCGGGATCACCGCAGTCGGTCTTCCCGGACCAGGACTTCAACTGGTTCCCCTACACCACGGCCGGCCTGGTCTCCATCCCCCTGGGCTTCCTCGCCGGCTGGCTCGCGACGGTCCTCTACGACAACGACGCGGCGGCCCAGCGCGCCCGCTACGAGGACCTGGAACCGACGATTCTCGCGGGGGCGCCGACGAACTCCTGA
- a CDS encoding DUF485 domain-containing protein: MSYHHQLFPDPPPQPRAPGRHRQEAADPAWGFEPQPWDRPHGPQHHQADDGHVRELQSLGSAYRRLRRVSTLTALGYFVLFLLLSAYAPSSMTGEVSGGLTGGLVLGLVQLPVALAAIAVYERIARRRVDPLVASVRQRAERSAQHGGRQPMGGARA; encoded by the coding sequence ATGTCGTACCACCACCAGCTCTTCCCTGATCCGCCGCCGCAGCCACGGGCCCCCGGCAGGCACCGCCAGGAGGCGGCGGACCCGGCATGGGGCTTCGAACCGCAGCCCTGGGACCGGCCGCACGGCCCGCAGCACCACCAGGCCGACGACGGGCACGTCCGCGAACTGCAAAGCCTCGGCTCGGCCTATCGCAGGCTGCGGCGCGTCTCGACGCTCACCGCCCTCGGCTACTTCGTCCTCTTCCTGCTCCTGTCCGCCTACGCCCCCTCGTCGATGACCGGCGAGGTCAGCGGCGGCCTCACCGGCGGACTGGTGCTGGGGCTCGTCCAACTGCCCGTGGCGCTGGCGGCCATCGCCGTCTACGAGCGGATCGCCCGCAGGCGCGTGGACCCGCTCGTCGCCTCCGTCAGGCAACGCGCCGAGCGGTCCGCCCAGCACGGCGGACGGCAGCCGATGGGAGGGGCGCGCGCGTGA
- a CDS encoding MFS transporter, with protein MGRQRLGRSFGLLWSAYATGTVGTWLAFGAFPLIAIQVLGAGPAAVSALAATGPAAGAMLALPLGQWIEQRRRKPVLIATYAVRFAALLSIPVAYAAGLLTYPQLLAVSVVGAAANIAGTAASGAYLRSLVTPGQLLVAGARFESTTWTATAVGPTLGGAAVTLLGPVATVIANAAGFLLSALAIGAIRDHGTGTAPRATTRPRSTAVLDGWRFILADRDLRPLFWNTVTVNALIMATEPLLAVLLLGDLDWSAWQYGLAFGLPCLGGFLGARLAPRLAARHGHRRVLLVSGVLRAMWPIGLVLVTPGTAGMFVVLAVELVLITCMGVFNPLFATERLERVPAEQVTRVLVAWRATNAWAIAVLTALWGVLAAAIGARAAIGAAGVLLLATPLLLPRRTDLPKPAGESATGTEEAGDLPGIPGKHGI; from the coding sequence GTGGGACGGCAGCGGCTCGGGCGCTCGTTCGGACTGCTGTGGTCGGCCTACGCGACCGGCACCGTGGGCACCTGGCTCGCGTTCGGGGCGTTCCCGCTGATCGCCATCCAGGTCCTCGGCGCCGGCCCGGCCGCGGTCTCCGCACTGGCGGCCACCGGCCCGGCGGCCGGCGCGATGCTGGCCCTGCCGCTCGGCCAGTGGATCGAGCAACGGCGCAGGAAACCGGTCCTGATCGCCACGTACGCCGTCCGGTTCGCCGCCCTCCTGAGCATCCCGGTCGCCTACGCCGCAGGGCTGCTGACGTACCCCCAACTGCTCGCCGTCTCCGTGGTCGGGGCTGCGGCGAACATCGCCGGCACCGCCGCGAGCGGCGCGTATCTGAGGTCGCTGGTGACCCCCGGTCAGCTCCTTGTCGCAGGCGCCCGCTTCGAGTCGACCACCTGGACCGCCACCGCCGTGGGCCCCACCCTCGGCGGCGCGGCAGTGACCCTGCTGGGGCCGGTGGCCACCGTGATCGCCAACGCGGCCGGGTTCCTGCTGTCCGCCCTGGCGATCGGCGCGATCCGGGACCACGGCACGGGGACAGCGCCCCGGGCCACGACGAGGCCCCGGTCCACCGCCGTGCTGGACGGGTGGCGGTTCATCCTCGCCGACCGCGACCTGCGTCCGCTGTTCTGGAACACCGTGACCGTCAACGCACTGATCATGGCGACCGAACCACTGCTGGCCGTTCTGCTGCTCGGCGACCTGGACTGGTCGGCATGGCAGTACGGGCTCGCGTTCGGCCTGCCCTGTCTCGGCGGGTTCCTCGGCGCCCGGCTCGCTCCCCGCCTGGCGGCCCGCCACGGGCACCGCCGCGTGCTGCTGGTGTCGGGCGTGCTGCGCGCGATGTGGCCGATCGGCCTCGTCCTCGTGACCCCGGGCACCGCGGGCATGTTCGTCGTCCTCGCCGTCGAACTGGTTCTGATCACCTGCATGGGCGTGTTCAACCCGCTCTTCGCGACAGAGCGCCTCGAGAGGGTGCCTGCCGAGCAGGTCACCCGCGTCCTGGTGGCGTGGCGCGCGACCAACGCCTGGGCGATCGCCGTCCTGACCGCGCTGTGGGGTGTCCTGGCCGCCGCCATCGGCGCGCGAGCCGCGATCGGGGCGGCCGGTGTGCTGCTCCTGGCCACTCCGCTGTTGCTCCCGCGTCGCACGGATCTGCCGAAACCGGCCGGTGAGTCCGCGACCGGCACGGAAGAAGCCGGAGACCTTCCGGGAATTCCCGGCAAGCACGGCATTTGA
- a CDS encoding MFS transporter, producing MGSTGRTERLSGADTGAAAPPGRAPVVAALMLGMALAALDGTVVSTAVPQIVGDLGGFAVFSWLFSGYLLAVTVTLPVYGKLSDTFGRKPVLIAGIVLFLLGSLLCAVAWNMAALIAFRVVQGLGGGALQGTVQTIAADLYPLKERPRIQARLSTVWATAAVAGPAVGGLLAGYADWRWIFLVNLPVGAVALFLVARYFVEPARPAPAVRPRVDWAGALCVFGAGALLLTALVQGGTAWPWLSAPSLALFGGGAVLVAVTVVVERRAAEPIIPGWVWRRRTIAAVNLALGALGLLMVAPTVFLPTYAQSVLGLGPIAAGFVLSVMTLSWPVSAALSDRVYNRIGFRRTAILGITAAMLVLLSFPLLPFPGEPWQPALAMLLLGAALGLFQLPLIVGVQSTVGWSERGTTTASVLFCRQVGQSMGAALFGAVANAVLLSRLGGGSLDSVSHALENPATLTADATEGLRRAVDAAVDHVYVGAAAAAGAALLVLVFVAPKRFPVRTDAE from the coding sequence ATGGGGAGCACCGGCCGCACTGAACGCCTGTCCGGAGCAGACACGGGCGCGGCCGCACCCCCCGGACGGGCACCGGTCGTCGCGGCGCTCATGCTGGGCATGGCGCTGGCCGCGCTCGACGGGACGGTCGTCTCGACCGCCGTGCCCCAGATCGTCGGCGACCTGGGCGGTTTCGCCGTCTTCTCCTGGCTCTTCTCCGGCTACCTCCTCGCCGTCACCGTCACCCTCCCCGTGTACGGCAAGCTCTCCGACACCTTCGGCCGCAAGCCCGTCCTCATCGCCGGCATCGTGCTGTTCCTGCTGGGCTCCCTGCTGTGCGCCGTCGCATGGAACATGGCCGCGCTCATCGCCTTCCGCGTCGTACAGGGCCTCGGCGGCGGGGCGCTCCAGGGCACGGTGCAGACCATCGCCGCCGACCTCTACCCGCTGAAGGAACGGCCCAGGATCCAGGCCAGGCTGTCCACGGTCTGGGCGACGGCGGCGGTGGCGGGTCCCGCGGTCGGCGGACTGCTCGCCGGTTACGCGGACTGGCGCTGGATCTTCCTCGTCAACCTGCCGGTCGGCGCGGTCGCGCTCTTCCTCGTCGCCCGCTACTTCGTGGAGCCGGCCCGGCCCGCTCCCGCGGTCCGGCCCCGCGTCGACTGGGCGGGGGCGCTGTGCGTCTTCGGGGCGGGCGCCCTGCTCCTCACCGCCCTCGTCCAGGGCGGTACCGCGTGGCCCTGGCTCTCCGCCCCCTCCCTGGCGCTGTTCGGTGGCGGGGCCGTCCTCGTCGCGGTCACCGTCGTCGTCGAACGCCGGGCGGCGGAGCCGATCATCCCGGGCTGGGTCTGGCGTCGCCGTACCATCGCCGCGGTCAACCTGGCCCTGGGCGCACTGGGCCTGCTGATGGTCGCGCCCACCGTCTTCCTCCCGACCTACGCCCAGTCCGTCCTCGGCCTCGGTCCGATCGCCGCGGGCTTCGTCCTGTCGGTGATGACGCTGAGCTGGCCGGTCAGCGCCGCCCTGTCCGACCGGGTCTACAACCGCATCGGGTTCCGGCGGACCGCGATCCTGGGCATCACCGCCGCCATGCTGGTCCTGCTGTCCTTCCCGCTGCTGCCGTTTCCCGGCGAGCCGTGGCAGCCGGCTCTCGCCATGCTGCTGCTCGGCGCGGCCCTCGGCCTGTTCCAACTCCCCCTGATCGTGGGCGTGCAGTCCACCGTCGGCTGGTCGGAGCGCGGCACCACGACCGCGTCCGTCCTCTTCTGCCGCCAGGTCGGCCAGTCCATGGGCGCGGCCCTCTTCGGCGCGGTCGCCAACGCGGTGCTGCTCTCCCGCCTCGGCGGCGGCAGCCTCGACTCGGTGTCCCACGCGCTGGAGAACCCGGCCACGCTGACGGCCGACGCCACCGAGGGCCTGCGGCGGGCGGTGGACGCGGCGGTCGACCACGTCTACGTGGGCGCGGCGGCCGCGGCCGGGGCCGCGCTGCTGGTCCTGGTGTTCGTGGCGCCGAAGCGGTTCCCGGTCCGGACGGACGCGGAGTGA
- a CDS encoding ABC transporter ATP-binding protein produces MTTAVTTPAPGETGGRTAVAARGRQVVKAYGAGETRVVALDHVDVDIARGQFTAIMGPSGSGKSTLMHCLAGLDTVTSGQIFIDDTEITGLKDKKLTRLRRDRIGFIFQAFNLLPTLNALENITLPMDIAGRKPDAAWLNRVVETVGLGERLRHRPTQLSGGQQQRVAVARALAARPEIIFGDEPTGNLDSRAGAEVLGFLRRSVDELGQTIVMVTHDPVAASYADRVLYLADGRIVDEMLRPTAEAVLDRMKDFDARGRTS; encoded by the coding sequence GTGACTACGGCTGTAACCACCCCCGCACCCGGGGAGACCGGAGGGCGCACGGCCGTCGCCGCACGGGGGCGGCAGGTCGTCAAGGCGTACGGCGCGGGGGAGACCCGTGTCGTCGCGCTCGATCACGTCGACGTGGACATCGCCCGCGGGCAGTTCACCGCCATCATGGGCCCGTCCGGCTCCGGCAAGTCGACCCTCATGCACTGCCTGGCCGGTCTCGACACCGTCACCTCGGGTCAGATCTTCATCGACGACACCGAGATCACCGGCCTGAAGGACAAGAAGCTCACGCGGCTGCGCCGGGACCGGATCGGCTTCATCTTCCAGGCGTTCAACCTGCTGCCGACGCTGAACGCCCTGGAGAACATCACGCTCCCCATGGACATCGCCGGCCGTAAGCCCGACGCCGCCTGGCTGAACCGGGTCGTGGAGACGGTCGGACTGGGCGAGCGGCTACGGCACCGTCCCACCCAGCTCTCCGGCGGCCAGCAGCAGCGGGTCGCCGTCGCCCGTGCCCTCGCCGCCCGGCCGGAGATCATCTTCGGTGACGAGCCCACCGGAAACCTGGACTCGCGGGCGGGCGCCGAAGTGCTCGGCTTCCTGCGCAGGTCGGTCGACGAGCTGGGCCAGACCATCGTGATGGTCACGCACGACCCGGTCGCCGCCTCCTACGCGGACCGTGTCCTCTACCTGGCGGACGGCCGCATCGTCGACGAGATGCTCCGGCCGACCGCGGAGGCCGTCCTCGACCGCATGAAGGACTTCGACGCGCGCGGGCGGACGTCATGA
- a CDS encoding ABC transporter permease yields the protein MTVFRTSLRNFFAHKGRMALSAVAVLLSVAFVSGTLVFTDTMNTTFDKLFAVSSADVTVSPKGAEDTEAPATGRPETLPASLVEQVGKVEGVKSAEGAVSSMSVTVVDSKNKNMGSTSGAPTIAANWTRNDLRSMEIASGHAPRGPTEVMVDADTADKHKLKLGDELRTIAVTGDFTAKITGIASFKVTNPGAAVVFYDTATAQRELLGKEGLFTNVMVVADEGVSDEALKKNLASALEQPYKLQTAKEAADSGREEVGSFLDVMKYAMLGFAGIAFLVGIFLIVNTFSMLVAQRTREIGLMRAIGSSRKQVNRSVLVEALLLGLVGSIAGVAAGVGLAVGLMKMMSAVGMNLSTDDLTVKWTTPVVGMVLGIVVTVLAAYIPARRAGKVSPMAALRDSGMPADGRAGRIRGGIGLVLTGAGAAALLVATQADKASEGSMFLGLGVVLSLIGFVVVGPLLAGGVVRVISALVLRMFGPVGRMAERNALRNPRRTGATGAALMIGLALVACLSVVGSSMVASATEELDKSVGADFIVQSATMGPIVPQAQEALKKTPGLEHVTEYKGVDAKITAPDGTAEDLQLVAADPTYAKDLRRETLAGELSAAYGKDAMSVGSDYAEKRGVKVGDTIKVEFKNGSPADLKVAAITSDDTNVDKGAMYLNITTAAQYVPAEKMPENMIMFAKAVDGQEKEAYTALKKSLAGYPQYKVQNQTDFKQDLKDQIGQLLNIVYGLLALAIIVAILGVVNTLALSVVERTREIGLMRAIGLSRRQLRRMIRLESVVIALFGALLGLGLGMGWGTSAQQLLALEGLGVLEIPWPTIITVFVGSAFVGLFAALVPAFRAGRMNVLNAIATE from the coding sequence ATGACCGTCTTCAGAACCTCGCTGCGCAACTTCTTCGCGCACAAGGGGCGGATGGCCCTCTCTGCCGTCGCCGTGCTGCTGTCCGTGGCCTTCGTGTCGGGCACGCTCGTGTTCACCGACACCATGAACACCACGTTCGACAAGCTCTTCGCCGTCTCCTCCGCGGACGTGACCGTCAGCCCCAAGGGCGCCGAGGACACGGAGGCCCCGGCGACCGGAAGGCCGGAGACGCTGCCCGCCTCCCTCGTCGAGCAGGTCGGCAAGGTCGAGGGGGTGAAGTCGGCCGAGGGTGCCGTGTCCAGCATGAGCGTCACCGTCGTCGACTCGAAGAACAAGAACATGGGCTCCACCTCCGGCGCCCCGACGATCGCGGCCAACTGGACCAGGAACGACCTCAGGTCGATGGAGATCGCCTCGGGCCACGCCCCGCGCGGCCCCACCGAGGTCATGGTCGACGCCGACACGGCCGACAAGCACAAGCTGAAGCTGGGCGACGAACTGCGGACGATCGCCGTCACCGGCGACTTCACCGCGAAGATCACCGGCATCGCGTCCTTCAAGGTCACCAACCCCGGTGCCGCCGTCGTCTTCTACGACACCGCCACCGCGCAGCGTGAACTGCTCGGCAAAGAGGGTTTGTTCACCAACGTCATGGTCGTCGCCGACGAGGGCGTCAGTGACGAAGCGCTGAAGAAGAACCTCGCTTCCGCGCTGGAGCAGCCGTACAAGCTCCAGACCGCGAAGGAAGCGGCGGACTCCGGACGCGAGGAGGTCGGCTCGTTCCTCGACGTGATGAAGTACGCGATGCTCGGCTTCGCCGGGATCGCCTTCCTCGTCGGCATCTTCCTGATCGTCAACACCTTTTCGATGCTGGTCGCCCAGCGCACCCGGGAGATCGGCCTGATGCGCGCCATCGGGTCGAGCCGTAAGCAGGTCAACCGCTCCGTGCTCGTCGAGGCGCTGCTGCTGGGCCTGGTCGGCTCGATCGCCGGTGTGGCCGCCGGTGTCGGGCTCGCCGTCGGGCTGATGAAGATGATGTCCGCGGTCGGCATGAACCTCTCCACCGACGACCTGACGGTGAAGTGGACGACCCCCGTGGTCGGCATGGTGCTCGGCATCGTCGTCACCGTCCTCGCCGCCTACATCCCGGCGCGCCGCGCCGGCAAGGTCTCGCCCATGGCGGCACTGCGCGACTCGGGCATGCCGGCCGACGGCAGGGCGGGCCGGATCCGCGGCGGCATCGGCCTCGTCCTCACCGGTGCCGGCGCCGCGGCCCTGCTGGTCGCCACGCAGGCGGACAAGGCGAGCGAGGGGTCGATGTTCCTCGGCCTCGGTGTGGTGCTGTCACTGATCGGCTTCGTCGTGGTCGGCCCGCTCCTGGCGGGCGGTGTGGTGCGTGTGATCAGCGCCCTGGTGCTGCGGATGTTCGGCCCGGTCGGCCGGATGGCCGAGCGCAACGCGCTGCGCAACCCGCGCCGCACGGGAGCCACCGGCGCCGCCCTGATGATCGGCCTCGCCCTGGTGGCGTGCCTGTCGGTGGTCGGCTCCTCGATGGTGGCGTCGGCGACGGAGGAGCTCGACAAGTCGGTGGGCGCCGACTTCATCGTGCAGTCCGCCACCATGGGGCCCATCGTGCCGCAGGCGCAGGAGGCCCTGAAGAAGACGCCGGGCCTCGAGCACGTCACCGAGTACAAGGGCGTCGACGCGAAGATCACCGCCCCTGACGGCACGGCGGAGGACCTGCAACTGGTCGCCGCGGACCCGACGTACGCGAAGGATCTGCGCCGCGAGACGCTGGCGGGTGAGCTCTCCGCCGCCTACGGCAAGGACGCGATGTCCGTCGGCAGCGACTACGCGGAGAAGCGCGGCGTGAAGGTCGGCGACACGATCAAGGTCGAGTTCAAGAACGGCAGCCCCGCCGATCTCAAGGTCGCCGCGATCACCTCCGACGACACGAACGTCGACAAGGGCGCGATGTACCTGAACATCACGACCGCCGCGCAGTACGTCCCGGCCGAGAAGATGCCCGAGAACATGATCATGTTCGCCAAGGCGGTCGACGGCCAGGAGAAGGAGGCGTACACCGCACTGAAGAAGTCGCTCGCCGGGTACCCGCAGTACAAGGTGCAGAACCAGACCGACTTCAAGCAGGACCTGAAGGACCAGATCGGGCAGCTGCTCAACATCGTCTACGGCCTGCTGGCTCTCGCGATCATCGTCGCGATCCTCGGTGTGGTGAACACCCTGGCCCTGTCGGTGGTCGAGCGGACCAGGGAGATCGGCCTGATGCGGGCCATCGGCCTCTCGCGCCGCCAGCTGCGCCGCATGATCCGCCTCGAGTCGGTGGTCATCGCCCTCTTCGGAGCGCTGCTGGGCCTCGGCCTCGGCATGGGCTGGGGCACCTCCGCCCAGCAGCTGCTGGCCCTGGAGGGACT